The following proteins are co-located in the Toxotes jaculatrix isolate fToxJac2 chromosome 9, fToxJac2.pri, whole genome shotgun sequence genome:
- the LOC121187582 gene encoding galactosylgalactosylxylosylprotein 3-beta-glucuronosyltransferase 1 isoform X2: MPKRRDILAIVLIVLPWTLLITVWHQSAIAPLLAIRKDDGVEGKREAGVQAQDSKEYCASDKDIVEVVRTEYVYTRPPPWSDVLPTIHIITPTYSRPVQKAELTRLANTFLHVPNLHWILVEDSQRRTPLVTRLLRETGLNYTHLNVETPRNYKLRGDTRDPRIPRGTMQRNLALRWLRETFNANSSQAGIVYFADDDNTYSLELFEEMRSTRKVSVWPVAFVGGLRYESPKVNAAGKVYGWKTVFDPHRPFAIDMAGFAINLRLILFKPQAYFKLRGVKGGYQESSLLRELVTLNDLEPKAANCTKILVWHTRTEKPVLVNEGKKGFTDPNVEI, encoded by the exons ATGCCGAAGAGAAGAGATATTCTTGCCATCGTGTTGATCGTGTTACCTTGGACTCTGCTCATCACTGTTTGGCACCAAAGCGCTATAGCTCCACTCCTCGCCATCCGCAAGG ATGATGGTGTTGAGGGCAAGAGAGAGGCGGGTGTCCAGGCGCAGGACTCCAAGGAATACTGTGCCTCAGATAAGGACATTGTGGAGGTGGTGAGGACAGAGTATGTGTATACACGGCCTCCACCCTGGTCAGATGTGCTGCCTACCATCCACATCATCACCCCCACATATAGTCGACCGGTCCAGAAAGCAGAGCTGACACGGCTGGCAAACACCTTCCTCCATGTCCCCAACCTGCACTGGATCCTGGTGGAGGACTCCCAGAGGAGGACGCCTCTTGTTACGCGGCTCCTGCGAGAAACAGGGCTTAACTACACACACCTCAATGTAGAGACGCCCAGGAACTATAAGCTGCGGGGTGACACTCGGGACCCCAGAATCCCCAGGGGCACCATGCAGAGGAATCTGGCCCTGCGGTGGCTGAGGGAAACCTTCAACGCCAACAGCAGTCAGGCTGGAATCGTCTACTTTGCTGACGATGACAACACATACAGCCTGGAGCTGTTTGAGGAG ATGAGATCGACTAGGAAGGTTTCAGTGTGGCCTGTGGCCTTTGTGGGCGGCCTACGGTACGAGTCCCCCAAGGTCAACGCAGCTGGAAAGGTCTACGGCTGGAAGACGGTGTTCGACCCCCATCGGCCCTTTGCCATCGACATGGCTGGCTTCGCCATCAACCTGAGACTCATCCTCTTCAAGCCACAGGCGTATTTTAAGCTTCGTGGGGTGAAAGGAGGCTACCAGGAAAGTAGTTTGCTCCGGGAACTTGTCACACTCAACGACCTGGAGCCTAAAGCAGCCAATTGCACTAAG ATACTCGTTTGGCACACGAGAACAGAGAAGCCTGTCCTTGTGAACGAAGGGAAAAAAGGATTCACAGACCCCAATGTGGAGATTTGA
- the LOC121187582 gene encoding galactosylgalactosylxylosylprotein 3-beta-glucuronosyltransferase 1 isoform X1, translating to MPKRRDILAIVLIVLPWTLLITVWHQSAIAPLLAIRKACHHLVKEIFIIPERLAVRHHRLSDDGVEGKREAGVQAQDSKEYCASDKDIVEVVRTEYVYTRPPPWSDVLPTIHIITPTYSRPVQKAELTRLANTFLHVPNLHWILVEDSQRRTPLVTRLLRETGLNYTHLNVETPRNYKLRGDTRDPRIPRGTMQRNLALRWLRETFNANSSQAGIVYFADDDNTYSLELFEEMRSTRKVSVWPVAFVGGLRYESPKVNAAGKVYGWKTVFDPHRPFAIDMAGFAINLRLILFKPQAYFKLRGVKGGYQESSLLRELVTLNDLEPKAANCTKILVWHTRTEKPVLVNEGKKGFTDPNVEI from the exons ATGCCGAAGAGAAGAGATATTCTTGCCATCGTGTTGATCGTGTTACCTTGGACTCTGCTCATCACTGTTTGGCACCAAAGCGCTATAGCTCCACTCCTCGCCATCCGCAAGG CCTGTCACCACCTAGTAAAAGAGATCTTTATCATTCCAGAGAGGCTTGCAGTCCGCCACCACCGGCTCTCAG ATGATGGTGTTGAGGGCAAGAGAGAGGCGGGTGTCCAGGCGCAGGACTCCAAGGAATACTGTGCCTCAGATAAGGACATTGTGGAGGTGGTGAGGACAGAGTATGTGTATACACGGCCTCCACCCTGGTCAGATGTGCTGCCTACCATCCACATCATCACCCCCACATATAGTCGACCGGTCCAGAAAGCAGAGCTGACACGGCTGGCAAACACCTTCCTCCATGTCCCCAACCTGCACTGGATCCTGGTGGAGGACTCCCAGAGGAGGACGCCTCTTGTTACGCGGCTCCTGCGAGAAACAGGGCTTAACTACACACACCTCAATGTAGAGACGCCCAGGAACTATAAGCTGCGGGGTGACACTCGGGACCCCAGAATCCCCAGGGGCACCATGCAGAGGAATCTGGCCCTGCGGTGGCTGAGGGAAACCTTCAACGCCAACAGCAGTCAGGCTGGAATCGTCTACTTTGCTGACGATGACAACACATACAGCCTGGAGCTGTTTGAGGAG ATGAGATCGACTAGGAAGGTTTCAGTGTGGCCTGTGGCCTTTGTGGGCGGCCTACGGTACGAGTCCCCCAAGGTCAACGCAGCTGGAAAGGTCTACGGCTGGAAGACGGTGTTCGACCCCCATCGGCCCTTTGCCATCGACATGGCTGGCTTCGCCATCAACCTGAGACTCATCCTCTTCAAGCCACAGGCGTATTTTAAGCTTCGTGGGGTGAAAGGAGGCTACCAGGAAAGTAGTTTGCTCCGGGAACTTGTCACACTCAACGACCTGGAGCCTAAAGCAGCCAATTGCACTAAG ATACTCGTTTGGCACACGAGAACAGAGAAGCCTGTCCTTGTGAACGAAGGGAAAAAAGGATTCACAGACCCCAATGTGGAGATTTGA